In Apodemus sylvaticus chromosome 7, mApoSyl1.1, whole genome shotgun sequence, the sequence ATCCAAATATGACATAGTCATTGCAATCTTGAATTAAATAATAAGAGTTACTTCTATTGAGCCTGATTGACAGAGCCACTCAAAATTATTTCTGGATACTGAAAGGGTTCCTGAGACCATGCATGCTACTGCTGAACCCCAAACAGAGAACAGTTTCAGTAATCAACAATGAATATTAGGAAGAAAAGATTCAGATTAAAGAAAATCTGTTATATTATCCCTTTATATAACAGAAAAAATTCAGTTTCCTTGTCAAAGCAATGGTATGATATTTACAAtatcattttctattttactGAAAAATTGAATCACCCTACATTGTAAGGCATTTTGAAAAATATGGATATTAAATACAGCAACATGGTATAGTTCTTACCTAAAGCATAAAATGCCCTGAGATTAATCTTAGTACCACAAGCATAGATATGCTAaatatttcaagaaagaaataaaaatgaatagaaaaaatatgTGCATTAGAACAATTCACTTCTACCATGTGTCATAAGTCAAATGTAAGACTTATCTCCCTGCCAGCAATCTGTACAATGCTTTCTTTACATCCTTGTTTCTCAAACTATATATTAATGGGTTCAGCATGGGGATCACTGTGGTATAGAACACAGAAGACACCTTCTCTTGCTCCAGAGAGTGACTTGAAGGAGGCTTGAAATACATGAAGGTGATAGACCCAAAGAAGATCCCCACAGCCATGAGATGAGAACTGCAGGTTCCAAATGCTTTGGACCTGCCCTTTGATGACCTGATGTgaagaatgctgcagaagataaaGACATAAGAGACAGCAACAGCTAGGGTGGGCACCAAGGTGTTGAAGCCTGCAATGATAAATAGAAGAAGCTCATTCAGCTTTGTGTCAGAGCAGGAGAGATTTAGGAGGGGAAGAACATCACAGAAATAATGGGTTATGATGTGGGACTTACAGAAGCTCAGATTCATCATAGCACTTGTGTGTGCTACGGCAGACATAAAGCCTAACATGAATGCAACTAGCACTAGCAGTGAGCAGAGTCTAGAAGACATTATCACATTATACAGCAATGGtctgcagatggccacatagcggtcatatgcCATAACAGTCAGGAGGTATCCCTCAGCCACCACAaagattacaaagaaaaaaagctgGGCCATGCACTCTGAGTAGACATTCAGATTTTTCTTCCCAAGGAAGTTCACCATCATTTTGGGTGTAATGACAGTGGAATAGCAGAGATCAACAAAGGATAAGCTGCTGAGGAAATAGTACATGGGAGTGTGCAGCAGTGGGCTGACTGTGATGAGAAGGATCAGGCCCAGGTTCCCCACTGCTGTCAGCACATAGATGCCCAGGAACAGAAGAAACAGGGGCAACAGGAGCTCAGGCTGCTGTGTTAACCCCACCAAGACAAACACAACTGCTGTAGAATGATTGTCAGTGCCCATTCTTTGAAGATTTCtgtggaaatagaaaataaatatttagtttaCTATCATACTACAATGAACATGCCTGAtctcatataaaaattaaatacatcttTTTGGAAGACCTTTACTCCTCTTCCTAATGAAACTAAAGGTAATGTAAACAGAGGTTACAAAAGTACCAATGCATTATTTTCATCTCCTGAAAAAGGACCTACATATctcttttaagtttctctcttGGGAATTTTGatcacaaaataaaatctttctatttttgaCTTGGAAAGATTCTTCTCCTGTATGTAGCAGCAAAATAAATCCTGTCCCAAGGAGAGAGAACTGTGTGCCTACAGATGAAAATTAGaaattttctgtgtgttttctcattcatttaaaCCACAAGTCAAGGAGCTGAGACAGGACTGATGTGGCTTTGACAGCAGTTTTGGCCTTATGCATCAGAACATCACCGCAGGTTCCATTGTTCAACTCCTTCTCTAAAATAGCACAAGGTATGTAACATAACCAACAAAAatttcaatgaaataaatcaagaaagtaaAAAGAGGAAAAGGCTGCAGATGATTCTAGAATTGTTTCTCTAGTTTCCTTACATACAGTTATCTTCAAAATaccaacaaacaagaaaatgataGTTTCAACCTGACTGCATTGAAAATACTTCGTTTTTTTCAATCTCTGTCTTAAGTGAAGGTGGAGATTTACATGTGTACAAAGCATTTACCCACTACAAGGAGGAAACTCTGCTTCATTTAACAACCCCTGGATCCCTACTATGTTTATAAATGTTGTTAAATAGCTGTTTCTATAGTGCAATGTGATGAATCTCAGACTCCTGTTCTACACTTGCTAAGCCCAAGTTTCACAAAGAGAGTTTTCTCCATCTTAACTATTCTCAAAAGTGTCACATATGTAGTACCATAATTATGAGCTAAAAAGCCATTACTCATGAACaccaaaatccaaaagaaaatcaTTACAGGACAGGAACATTTTGATCAACACATgctaaaataatgtaaatatacttGACTCTTCTATTAACTAACACTCTCAGTGGTTCTGACCCTGGATCTAAACAAATAAAGGCATGTGTTAGTTACATTTCTTACACCAAAAATCATTACAATGTATGGGgtccatcttttctttt encodes:
- the LOC127689995 gene encoding olfactory receptor 8D1-like; translated protein: MGTDNHSTAVVFVLVGLTQQPELLLPLFLLFLGIYVLTAVGNLGLILLITVSPLLHTPMYYFLSSLSFVDLCYSTVITPKMMVNFLGKKNLNVYSECMAQLFFFVIFVVAEGYLLTVMAYDRYVAICRPLLYNVIMSSRLCSLLVLVAFMLGFMSAVAHTSAMMNLSFCKSHIITHYFCDVLPLLNLSCSDTKLNELLLFIIAGFNTLVPTLAVAVSYVFIFCSILHIRSSKGRSKAFGTCSSHLMAVGIFFGSITFMYFKPPSSHSLEQEKVSSVFYTTVIPMLNPLIYSLRNKDVKKALYRLLAGR